Proteins encoded in a region of the Pseudomonas sp. PDNC002 genome:
- the cydB gene encoding cytochrome d ubiquinol oxidase subunit II: MGIDLPLIWAIIIIFGVMMYVVMDGFDLGIGMLYPFCQDEGDRDVMMNTVAPVWDGNETWLVLGGAALFGAFPVAYSAVLSALYLPLMLMLVGLIFRGVAFEFRFKARANKRHLWDKSFIIGSLVATFFQGVALGAFIEGIPVENRAFAGGPLDWLAPFPLFCGLGLVVAYTLLGCTWLIMKTEGHLQQRMHDLAKPLALVLLAVIGIVSLWTPLAHEEIAQRWFSLPNLFWFLPVPLLVLLTFYGLLRSVARNDHVKPFLLTLALIFLGYSGLGISLWPNIIPPSMSIWDAAAPPQSLGFMLVGALFIIPFILVYTAWSYYVFRGKVKHGDGYH, from the coding sequence ATGGGAATCGACCTTCCGCTGATCTGGGCGATCATCATCATCTTCGGCGTGATGATGTATGTGGTGATGGACGGCTTCGACCTGGGGATCGGCATGCTCTATCCGTTCTGCCAGGACGAGGGCGACCGTGACGTCATGATGAACACCGTCGCGCCGGTCTGGGACGGCAACGAGACCTGGCTGGTACTGGGCGGCGCGGCGCTGTTTGGCGCCTTCCCGGTGGCTTATTCCGCCGTGCTCTCGGCGCTTTACCTGCCGCTGATGCTGATGCTCGTCGGGCTGATCTTCCGCGGCGTGGCCTTTGAGTTCCGCTTCAAGGCGCGGGCCAATAAACGTCACCTGTGGGACAAGTCGTTCATCATCGGCTCGCTGGTGGCGACGTTCTTCCAGGGCGTTGCCCTGGGCGCCTTCATCGAAGGCATCCCGGTGGAGAACCGCGCCTTCGCCGGCGGCCCGCTGGACTGGCTGGCACCGTTCCCGCTGTTCTGCGGCCTGGGCTTGGTCGTCGCCTACACCCTGTTGGGCTGCACCTGGTTGATCATGAAGACCGAAGGCCACCTGCAACAGCGCATGCATGACCTGGCCAAGCCGTTGGCGTTGGTGTTGCTGGCGGTGATCGGCATCGTCAGCCTCTGGACCCCGCTGGCCCACGAGGAAATCGCCCAGCGCTGGTTCAGCCTGCCGAACCTCTTCTGGTTCCTGCCGGTGCCGCTGCTGGTGCTGCTGACCTTCTACGGCCTGCTGCGCTCGGTGGCGCGCAACGACCACGTGAAGCCGTTCCTGCTCACCCTGGCGCTGATCTTCCTGGGTTACAGCGGACTGGGCATCAGCCTGTGGCCGAACATCATCCCGCCGTCCATGTCCATCTGGGACGCCGCGGCACCGCCACAGAGCCTGGGCTTCATGCTGGTGGGCGCGCTGTTCATCATCCCGTTCATCCTCGTCTACACCGCGTGGAGCTACTACGTGTTCCGCGGCAAGGTGAAGCACGGCGATGGCTACCATTAG
- a CDS encoding cytochrome ubiquinol oxidase subunit I, whose amino-acid sequence MFGLEALDLARIQFAFTVSFHIIFPAITIGLASYLAVLEGLWLKTHEEVYRDLYHFWSKIFAVNFGMGVVSGLVMAYQFGTNWSAFSAFAGSITGPLLTYEVLTAFFLEAGFLGVMLFGWHRVGPGLHFFATVMVAIGTLISTFWILASNSWMQTPQGHEIVNGVVVPVDWVAVIFNPSFPYRLLHMAIASFVATAFFVGASAAWHLLRGRDNPAIRKMLSMAMWMALIVAPIQAMVGDAHGLNTLKHQPAKIAAMEGHWDNSSGEPTPLILFGWPDMEREETRFKIEIPVLGSLILNHSLTEPIPALKDFPKADRPNSTVVFWSFRIMAGLGMLMILVGLWSAWLRWRKRLFESRAFLKLVLWMGPSGLIAILAGWFTTEIGRQPWVVYGLMRTSDAVSNHSVTQMSITLVMFVVVYFSLFGVGIGYMMRLVRKGPITHEGRETSHGGAGQQRTAARPLSATAEGLDDDETDSPEGRN is encoded by the coding sequence ATGTTCGGATTAGAGGCGCTCGACCTGGCCCGGATCCAGTTCGCCTTTACCGTGTCCTTCCACATCATCTTCCCTGCCATCACCATCGGCCTGGCCAGTTACCTGGCGGTGCTCGAAGGGCTGTGGCTGAAGACCCACGAGGAGGTCTACCGCGACCTCTATCACTTTTGGTCGAAGATCTTCGCCGTCAACTTCGGCATGGGCGTGGTCTCCGGCCTCGTCATGGCCTATCAGTTCGGCACCAACTGGAGCGCCTTCTCGGCCTTCGCCGGGAGTATCACCGGCCCGTTGCTGACCTATGAGGTGCTCACCGCCTTCTTCCTCGAAGCCGGCTTCCTCGGCGTCATGCTGTTCGGCTGGCACCGCGTCGGCCCCGGCCTGCACTTCTTCGCCACGGTCATGGTGGCCATCGGTACGCTGATCTCCACCTTCTGGATCCTCGCCTCCAACAGTTGGATGCAGACCCCGCAGGGCCATGAGATCGTCAATGGCGTGGTCGTGCCGGTGGATTGGGTGGCAGTGATCTTCAACCCATCGTTCCCCTACCGCCTGCTGCACATGGCGATTGCCTCGTTCGTCGCCACCGCCTTCTTCGTTGGTGCCTCGGCGGCCTGGCACCTGCTGCGTGGCCGCGACAATCCGGCGATCCGCAAGATGCTTTCGATGGCGATGTGGATGGCGCTGATCGTAGCTCCCATCCAGGCCATGGTGGGCGACGCCCACGGCCTCAATACGCTCAAGCACCAGCCGGCGAAGATCGCTGCGATGGAAGGCCACTGGGACAACAGCAGCGGCGAACCGACCCCGCTGATCCTGTTCGGCTGGCCGGACATGGAGCGCGAGGAAACCCGCTTCAAGATCGAGATTCCGGTGCTTGGCAGCCTGATTCTGAACCACAGCCTGACCGAGCCGATCCCCGCGCTGAAGGATTTCCCGAAAGCCGACCGGCCCAATTCCACCGTGGTGTTCTGGTCGTTCCGCATAATGGCCGGCCTGGGCATGCTGATGATTCTGGTTGGCCTGTGGAGCGCCTGGCTGCGCTGGCGCAAGCGTCTCTTCGAGAGCCGCGCGTTCCTCAAGCTGGTGCTGTGGATGGGGCCGTCCGGCTTGATCGCGATCCTGGCCGGCTGGTTCACCACCGAGATCGGCCGCCAGCCGTGGGTGGTCTACGGCCTGATGCGTACCAGCGACGCGGTGTCCAATCACAGCGTGACGCAGATGAGCATCACCCTGGTGATGTTCGTGGTGGTGTACTTCTCGCTGTTCGGCGTGGGCATCGGCTACATGATGCGGCTCGTGCGCAAGGGCCCGATCACCCATGAAGGGCGCGAAACCAGTCATGGTGGTGCAGGTCAGCAGCGCACCGCGGCGCGGCCACTGTCGGCTACCGCCGAGGGCCTCGATGACGATGAAACCGACAGTCCGGAAGGGAGGAACTGA
- a CDS encoding MetQ/NlpA family ABC transporter substrate-binding protein, protein MKKLLLLTALAAAFSTSAFANEKLIVAATPIPHAEILELIKPTLAKEGVDLEIKVFTDYVQPNVQVAEKRLDANYFQTKPYLDNFNKGKGTNLVTVTGVHVEPFGGYSKKYKSISELPDGATVAIPNEGSNSGRALLLLQKAGVIKLKDPSNALATPKDIAENPKHLKFKELESALLPRVLDQVDLDLINTNYALEAKLNPVKDALILEDRNSPYVNYLVARPDNKDSDALKKLSAALTSPEVKAFIEKKYNGAVVPAF, encoded by the coding sequence ATGAAAAAGCTGCTGCTTCTGACCGCCCTCGCCGCTGCCTTCTCCACCTCGGCCTTCGCCAATGAAAAGCTGATCGTCGCCGCCACCCCGATCCCCCACGCCGAGATCCTCGAGCTGATCAAGCCGACCCTGGCCAAGGAAGGCGTGGACCTGGAGATCAAGGTCTTCACCGACTACGTGCAGCCCAACGTGCAGGTTGCCGAGAAGCGCCTGGACGCCAACTACTTCCAGACCAAGCCGTACCTGGACAACTTCAACAAGGGCAAGGGCACCAACCTGGTCACCGTGACCGGCGTGCACGTCGAGCCCTTCGGCGGCTACTCGAAGAAGTACAAGTCCATCAGCGAACTGCCGGACGGCGCCACCGTCGCCATCCCCAACGAAGGCAGCAACAGCGGCCGCGCCCTGCTCCTGCTGCAGAAGGCCGGCGTGATCAAGCTGAAAGACCCGAGCAACGCCCTGGCCACCCCGAAAGACATCGCCGAGAACCCCAAGCACCTGAAGTTCAAGGAACTGGAATCGGCCCTGCTGCCGCGCGTGCTGGATCAGGTCGACCTGGACCTGATCAACACCAACTACGCGCTGGAAGCCAAGCTCAACCCGGTGAAGGACGCGCTGATCCTCGAAGACCGCAACTCGCCCTACGTGAACTACCTGGTGGCGCGTCCGGACAACAAGGACAGCGACGCGCTGAAGAAGCTTTCCGCCGCCCTGACCAGCCCGGAAGTCAAAGCCTTCATCGAGAAGAAGTACAACGGCGCCGTGGTGCCGGCCTTCTGA
- a CDS encoding PLP-dependent aspartate aminotransferase family protein has product MSDHAKGPSTRAVHAGHDADRRMVTRAKSQPIYQSSVFVYDSLEQVDDFLAGNPDNYMYTRIGNPNHSAVEELLRDLEGGEDALFSASGMAAISAALLGVLGAGDHLIASRELYGTTQSLIEKELTRFGIASTLLDLNDLAAVKAAITPTTKLIYTETASNPLVRVSNIPALADLAHRQGLKLLVDNTFLSPVLYQPLRDGADLVIHSTTKYLNGHSDAMGGALVGDAQWIAAARRFQINAGGSASPFESWLNFRGAKTLALRMRAHSQNAQALAETLEAHPQVERVYYPGLPSHPDHELAQRLFRKGHSGMLSFTLKGGLDQVDTLIGALQLAAFAPSLAGVASSITHPGKTSHRALSAEALTALDIHDGTIRVSVGIEDSEDIVHDFLQALDAL; this is encoded by the coding sequence ATGAGCGACCACGCCAAAGGCCCATCTACTCGCGCCGTACACGCAGGCCACGATGCCGACCGGCGCATGGTCACCCGCGCCAAGAGCCAGCCGATCTACCAGAGCTCGGTGTTCGTCTATGACTCGCTGGAGCAGGTCGACGACTTCCTTGCCGGCAATCCTGACAACTACATGTACACGCGCATCGGCAACCCCAACCACAGCGCCGTGGAAGAACTGCTGCGCGACCTGGAAGGCGGCGAGGACGCGCTGTTCTCCGCCTCCGGCATGGCGGCCATTTCCGCCGCGCTGCTGGGCGTGCTCGGCGCCGGCGACCACCTGATCGCCAGCCGCGAGCTGTACGGCACCACCCAGAGCCTGATCGAGAAGGAGCTGACACGCTTCGGCATCGCTTCCACCCTGCTCGACCTCAACGACCTGGCCGCGGTGAAAGCGGCGATCACCCCGACCACCAAACTGATCTACACCGAGACCGCCTCCAACCCGCTGGTGCGCGTGAGCAATATCCCGGCGCTGGCCGATCTCGCCCACCGCCAGGGCCTCAAGCTCCTGGTGGACAACACCTTCCTCTCGCCGGTGCTCTACCAGCCGCTGCGCGATGGCGCCGATCTGGTGATCCACAGCACGACCAAGTACCTCAACGGCCACAGCGATGCCATGGGCGGCGCGCTGGTGGGCGACGCGCAGTGGATCGCCGCCGCGCGGCGCTTCCAGATCAACGCCGGCGGCAGTGCCAGCCCCTTCGAGAGCTGGCTGAATTTCCGTGGCGCGAAGACTCTCGCGCTGCGCATGCGCGCCCACTCGCAGAACGCCCAGGCGTTGGCCGAAACCCTCGAGGCGCACCCTCAGGTGGAGCGCGTCTACTACCCCGGCCTGCCCTCTCACCCGGACCACGAACTGGCGCAGCGCCTGTTCCGCAAGGGCCATTCGGGCATGCTGAGCTTCACCCTGAAGGGCGGCCTGGACCAGGTCGACACGCTGATCGGCGCGCTGCAACTGGCCGCCTTCGCACCGTCGCTGGCCGGTGTCGCCAGCAGCATTACCCACCCCGGCAAGACCTCGCACCGTGCGCTGTCCGCCGAGGCCCTGACCGCGCTGGATATCCACGATGGCACCATCCGTGTCTCGGTGGGCATCGAGGACAGCGAGGACATCGTCCACGACTTCCTGCAGGCGCTGGACGCGCTGTAA
- a CDS encoding sigma-54-dependent transcriptional regulator — translation MNAPHAPLPLLTFPDADKSPLSIRAKALVFFDPRSHEVRDEVERLAPLPQPVLIHGETGTGKELLARHIHRASERPGLFVAVSCSALSRNYADAELFGYAPGAHNGPVGSRAGWFGSANGGTLYLDEIADLPLSLQQKLLRVLQEREVLRVGAREPVPVDVRLVAATSIDLGQAVKAGKFLEGLQQYLHDGNLTLPPLRERIGDIQPLAEYFLGVHAQRLELPVPQIANDTQRALESYSWPGNIRELENIIHFALLVSPDEEIRPEHLNFSGGVAESGSETEVSEEALERLVRQPGVEAQLRALLQRLEHERG, via the coding sequence ATGAACGCACCCCACGCGCCGCTACCGCTGCTGACCTTCCCCGACGCCGACAAGAGCCCGCTGAGCATCCGCGCCAAGGCGCTGGTGTTCTTCGACCCGCGCTCCCATGAAGTGCGTGACGAGGTGGAGCGCCTGGCGCCGTTGCCGCAGCCGGTGCTGATCCACGGCGAAACCGGCACCGGCAAGGAACTGCTGGCCCGCCACATCCACCGCGCCAGCGAGCGCCCCGGCCTGTTCGTCGCGGTGAGCTGCAGCGCGCTGAGCCGCAACTATGCCGACGCCGAGCTGTTCGGCTATGCGCCGGGCGCGCACAACGGCCCGGTGGGCAGCCGCGCCGGCTGGTTCGGTTCGGCCAATGGCGGCACCCTGTACCTGGACGAGATCGCCGACCTGCCGCTGTCGCTGCAACAGAAGCTGCTGCGCGTGCTGCAGGAACGTGAAGTGCTGCGCGTCGGCGCGCGCGAGCCGGTGCCGGTGGACGTGCGTCTGGTCGCCGCCACCAGCATCGATCTGGGGCAGGCGGTGAAGGCGGGGAAATTCCTCGAAGGACTGCAGCAATACCTGCACGACGGCAACCTGACCTTGCCGCCGCTGCGCGAGCGCATCGGCGATATCCAGCCGCTGGCCGAGTACTTCCTCGGCGTGCACGCGCAACGCCTGGAACTGCCGGTGCCGCAGATCGCCAACGACACCCAGCGCGCGCTGGAGAGCTATTCGTGGCCGGGGAATATTCGGGAACTGGAGAACATCATCCACTTCGCCCTGCTGGTGAGCCCGGACGAAGAGATTCGCCCGGAGCACCTGAATTTTTCAGGGGGCGTCGCGGAGTCAGGCAGTGAAACGGAAGTGAGCGAAGAGGCGTTGGAGCGACTGGTGCGCCAGCCCGGCGTCGAGGCGCAGCTGCGTGCGCTGCTGCAACGCCTGGAGCACGAGCGCGGCTGA